ACCTCCAACTGGCAGTAATTCATCTTCTTATGGTCAAACAACAGCTGTGATGGACGAGGTTGAGGATAGTGAGCTTTTCATTCGCTTCCGTACCGACGATCCCGACGATGACCGACGTTTGCGTTTATGGCTGCGATCTGATGAATACCGTTCTACTGGAACAACCTATGTCAAAAATGGCTACGGGGTTGAAATTAATACGAAGACAAAGGAAATAAGATTAATTCAATCAAAGGATTCAACGAGCTCAACACTTGCTACATTTCCATATGAGGAAACAACCGATTGGCAATCGCTGCGTTTCCGTGTTGAAGGCGATGAATTAAAGGTTCGCTTATGGGAGGATGAATCTGAAGAGCCAGATGACTGGAATATCGAAACCTTTGCTGGTTCGGTAATTCCATTTTCAGAAAGGGTACAAAGTGGTAACTCTGTTGGTGTTCCGGGTACATTAAAAGGATTGGAAGAAGCTTTGGATAAATGGGGAACAATGGAGCTTGGTGAATTGATTCAGCCTTCAATAGACATGGCTGAGGAAGGAATCGAGGTTAATTGGGTTTTAGCAAATGCTATCGCAGGTAACCAAAGTAAATTAGAGCGTACAGCAGCAAAAGATGTGTTTCTTCCAGATGGTGAGCCATTAGAAGAAGGAGAGACTTTAGTGCAGGAAGATTTAGCGAAAACATTTAAGCTGATACGCGATCAAGGGACAGATGTTTTTTACAACGGGGAAATTGGTGAAGCATTAGCGGAAGCTGTTCAGGAATTTGATGGCAGCATGGTAAAAGAGGATTTAAGGAATTACGACGTGACCGAAGATGAAGCAGTTTGGGGAGATTATCTTGGCTATGATATTGCTTCCATGCCGCCACCAAGCTCTGGGGGATTAACGATGCTGCAGCTCTTAAAAATGTTTGAGCAGCTTGATCTCGCTGGACATGATATCAAATCACCGGAGAAATACCATTTCATGGCCGAAGCGATGCATCTTGCTTATGCCGATCGAGGAGCATACATGGGTGATCCGGAATATGTTGAAGTGCCAAGAGATGGTCTGCTTCATCCGGATTATGTGGCAGATCGGATTGAAACCATCTCACCTGATCATGCTAATGACAATGTACAACCAGGCGATCCGTGGGCGTATCAGGGAGGAAGTGCACCAACCATTGCCCAGCAGGTGGATGATAAACAAGAAGGACAAACAACCCATTATACGGTAGCAGACCAATGGGGAAATTTAGTCTCCAATACGACGACAATTGAACAGCTATTTGGCTCAGGCATTATGGTGCCGGAATATGGCATTGTACTGAATAATGAATTGACCGATTTTGATGCTGCTCCAGGCGGTGCAAATGAGGTGCAGCCAAATAAACGGCCGCTAAGCAGTATGACACCAACGATTGTGTTAAAAGATGGCGAGCCATTTATGACGGTTGGTTCTCCAGGTGGAGCAACGATTATAACGTCTGTCACGCAGACAATTGCTAATGTTATCGGCTATGGCATGCCAATAAAGGATGCAATTGAAGAGCCGCGTATATACAGTAATAGTTACCCAACAATACGCTGGGAGCATGGCATTTCGGATACTGTACGGCAACTGCTTGAAGAGAAGGGACACGCCTGGGAGGAAAGTCCAACAGAGATCGGAAATGTTAATAGCATTGTTTTAGATGAAGGGACGTTTATTGGAGCAGCAGACTCAACGAGAGAAGGCACTGCAATCGGTTTATCTGCAGAGGATTTCCTTAGCATTGATGGCTTAAAATCCCGTGTTGAGCAATTACAAGCAGATGATGAAATCTACGAAGAGCATGTTGCGCGATTGCTTCTTACCCACCTAACGACAGTAGGTCATTATGAGGAAAAGGAGAAAATGGATAAAGCTATCAAGCATCTGGAAGGATTTAAGCAGTTGTTAGATCAGCTAAAAGATGCAGACTCTATTTCGGAGCATGCCCATGAGACGCTGGGGAGCAGTGCAGAGGAGTTGCTTGATATGTGGCAGTAGCTAGCTGCTCGTTCTATTCCTTGTGCTTTAGCAGAGTGAGCAAATGCTGAAATTTAAAATTTGCAAATGAGGTTTAAGTCGGCATGCATTGAAATTAAAGATGGGATATCTAAAGGGGGGAAAGGCTGATGAAAAGGCTGTTCTTAATAACAATTACGCTATTAGTTGTGCTAGGATCGTTAACTGCAATTGCAGCCAATCGGCTCAATGCTGATGTGGGTGACGACAGTGAAAGGTCACTCAAGCTTGGGGTAGAGGTTTTGCTTGAGCAGCAAAAGGACCTGATTGAAGGAAAACGTGTCGGATTAATCACGAATCCAACAGGTGTGGATCAAGACCTAAATAGCATTGTTGATCGATTATTTCATGATCCGGATGTCGAGCTGACCGCTTTGTATGGACCTGAGCATGGCGTGCGTGGGGATGCACAAGCAGGTGATTATGTCGAATACTATATCGATGAACAGACAGGTTTACCAGTGTATAGCTTATATGGTGAAACAAGGAAACCGACGCCAGAAATGCTCGAGGATATCGATATTTTACTATTTGATATTCAAGATGCAGGGGCAAGATTCTACACGTATATCTACACAATGGCCTATGCGATGGAGGCTGCAGCAGAAAATGATATCGAATTTGTTGTACTCGATCGTCCGAATCCGTTAGGCGGCAATCATGTAGAAGGACCAGTACTTGATCCGGAATACGCTTCTTTTGTCGGGAATTACCCGATTCCGCTTAAGCATGGCATGACAGTTGGTGAGCTGGCATATTTGTTTAATGAGGAATTTGAAATTGGAGCAGATTTAACCGTTGTCGAAATGGATGGCTGGAAGCGCGGTATGTATTATGATGATACTGATTTGGAGTTTGTGCTGCCCTCACCGAATATGCCAACGTTAGATACGGCGCTTGTCTATCCTGGAGCAGCGCTGATTGAAGGGACGAATATTTCGGAAGGACGTGGTACGACAAAGCCATTTGAACTTATTGGTGCTCCGTTTGTAAATAGCACCGAGTACGCAGCGGCATTGAATGAGTTGGAATTGCCTGGTGTCACATTTCGAGCAGCATCATTTACGCCGACCTTTTCCAAACATAGTGGTGAATTAAGTCATGGCGTACAGATTCATGTTACGGATAAACGAGCATATGAGCCTGTGATTACAGGACTCTATATTGTAAAAACGTTGCATGACATGTACCCGGAAGACTTTGAATTCCGAGCAGAAAACAGCGCTGGCATCTCTTTCTTTGATAATCTCATCGGCAATGGCTGGATTCGTGAAGCGATTGAAAATGGGGATTCCGTAGAAGAAATGGCAGCTGCTTGGCACGAGGATCACCAGGCATTTAAAGAGGTTCGCAGAGAATACCTTCTTTACACGATGAACACGGAGCAATTGAAGCAAAACATCGGTTCTCTTCAACAATCCGGTGATATTGAAAAGGAAGCGGAACGTAAATTGCTCCTGCATCTTACAGCTGTCGAGCAATTTGAGGAGAAAAAGACTGCAGATAAGATTGCTAAGCATATGCAAGGTTTTCAGCTGCTTTTAGATCAGCATAAAGACGCATCGAGCATATCAGATAAAGCATATCAAGCATTGAGCAGTGATACGACGGATATGATTGCGCAGTGGGATTAGGAAGGATGGAAAAAGCCTCAGGGATTATTCCCTGAGGCTTAAAGCTTACTTGTTTTAAGACAAATGCTCAACCTGATTAAAATCCTCTATCCTCCATTTATCTCCTTCAAAATGAAGATTGCTAATGCAGGCGTTTAATAAAGTTGTTTTTCCTGAACCAATCTCCCCATCGGAATAGACAGACAGAATCGCGTTAATGACAGCTCCATGTGCTACAAGCAAAACACGTTTATCCGGGTAGTTTTGCTGAACCTGTTCAACCGCTGTGATGACACGTTTATTAAAGTCAGCTCGCTTTTCTTGGTTCGGGAAGCCATCAAGATGCTTTTCTCTTTCTGCATATGTCTTCCCCTCTCCATCGCCAAACGAACGCTCCTGAAAGTCAGTCATCTCGACCATTGGCAATTGCAATTTTGCATTAATAATCTCCGCTGTTTCCTTCGCTCTTTTCAGTGGACTATGTATAAGCACATCGTAATCAGCCGCATGTAAATAGGCTGCACATTGCTCTGCCTGCCTTCTGCCGGTGTCATTTAATGGAATATCGGTACTTCCCTGGATTCGTTTATTTAAATTCCAATCGGTTTCGCCATGGCGAATGAAACATATCCTTGTCAAATAAATCCACTCCTTATTTCATATCATAAAACAAATGCACCTGCGCATCCTAATAACAAAGGAGGAAGCACCATGCGAAAATTATGTTTAGCTTTTAGTATTGCATTTGTATTTGTTTCTAGTTATACCTTTCCATTACCTGAAGCAAATGCTGTGCCAAATGAAGGCGTCCCATCCTATGCGAAATGGGGAAAGGTTGCTGTTCAGGAAACAAAAGAAAAATACCCTTCTGCTCAAATTATTGACTACCTCCATGTCGGCAAGGAAACAACCGATGGTTCCACGGTTGAAAAATTTAAGCTATGGCTAAAAGGTGACACAAAAGAATTCGGTGTTTTTGTCAACATTGAAATTAACCCAGAGACAAATGAGGTCATCCAAATTACATTTGAAGAGACGGATCGATGAATTTTAAATCGGTCTGCCTTGCTATAAAGCTGATTGGAGAAAGCTGGATAAATTAGTTTCTTTTATTTTCAGCCCAATCACTTGCCAGTATCCCGTAAACAGCATGATCCACATAATGATCATAAAGCCATTCCGATTGTCTGAGGATACCCTCTTCCTTAAACCCTAATCGTTCTGGTATTGCACGGCTCTTTTTATTGGTAAAAGCAGCACGTATGTCGACGCGATTCAGCTGTGCCTCTGCAAAAGCATAATCCGTTAGTGCGCGGACAACATTGGTAATGATGCCATACCCCTGATAATCCTCACCAATCCAGTAGCCGATATAGCCAATCCGGTTCGTCCAGTCAAACGCATTAAAGCCAGCGACCCCAACTAGCTTATTTTGATAAAAAATACCACCAGTCATCCCTTTTTTAGCCTCATAGGATTGCAGTATATGTTCAATGAAGGCACTCGAATCATCCAGTTTTACATTCATATCCAGCCAAGGGAGCCATTCTCGCAAATAGCTGCGATTTTTATCAATGAGCTGAAACAATTGATTCGCATCCTCTAATTTCAGCTGCCGCAATGTAATATGCTCATCCACTTCGTATACAAACATGAAAAATCCCCCCCTATTCTATTCGTTATCATAGCATGAATTTAGTCAGAAAAAACGAAATATAGCTCTTCTTTTAAAGTTGATAACTAAAATAATAGTTCTCAGCAAGCACATTCTAGTTTATGATAAGTATGAATACTCCCACCACTTAATTCCCTTGGAAATTTGAAGTGTGGGTTTCTGAGGTATCGACCTTCTAGATGGCGATTAACCACCAGTGGAGTTGACACATTAGTGTGCTAAAAACACCCAACCCCGCTATCCCTTTGGTCTTGCCTTTGGGATTACTTTTATTTTATTACTAAAGCTACGGGCTTTAATAATGCTTCATTGCTCCAAAGAGGATTATTATATGCTTCCTTGATAACTTTCCGCATGATATTGGCAGCTCCATTTACATCAGCATTGATCATTTTCCCGCTTTTCGACCGGTAAAGACCACGCTTGATTCGCTTACCTGAAAACGATTGATTTGACTCATTTTTGCCGTAAGCAGGAATCGGATCAAGATCAAGGAAACTTGCTTTGGAGGTATACGATTCTTCTGTAAGAATGACTCGAATGCCATGTCTTTCTGTTTTGTACGTTATCATTTGAATAAGTAAGCTGTGAGGAATCGTCGTAAAGGATTGGTTATTCACGTTGCCCGTACGTGCGTTTTGTTTCCAATCTTTATTTTGACCAATGATGATTGTGTCGATATCCTCTTCTAAAGCAATTTTCTCCACTTGAAAACTTGCTTTATGAAGCAAATCCTTGATTTGATTAAAACGCTTGCGAGCTATTTTTTCTAAGCGTTTTGATGTAAACGGACCTTCGTTTGCTTGTTTTCCTTGTCGAAGAATACCTGTATAATGTGCTCTTTCCTGGTTATATCGTTGATTCACAGATTTGATATTTTTGCCCTTCACTAGAACCGGTCTCCTACCGGTATTCGTGACAATGGTTGCAAGATTATCAATCCCTAAATCGACAGCTATTAAACGGTTTTTCGATTCTTTCATTTCTGGTTCCCTAAGATCTTGAAAAATTAATTCCACGACATAATGGCCATACCTTGGAATCACTCGAATTTGCTTCAATTTCCCCTCAGTAAATCCCAGTTTACCAATATTTAATCGGTCTTTTGTTTGGGGAAACTTCAGGAATTTAGTTTCCTTGATGACACAATCCTGGTTTGAAAAGGAAACATCTTTTTCTTTTGCACGGCAATACCCAGGAATATTAGGACGTGCTTTAAACTTCGATGGATTGGATTTATATTCCTGTAAAGCACCATAAAACGATTTCCAATTTTGAAATACGGTTCGCATTATTGCTTGACTGGATTGTATTGGTAACGAACGATAATCGTTTTGTGAAATCGATTTAAAAAGTGCGTTCAAAAAATAGTAATCAACATATGGATTTACTTCCGTAGGCGCACCAAATAAATGACAGTGGATTTTCTTTCGCTTCTCTACCGGTTTTGTTTCTTCTTTAGCTTTTTTCCTTTCATACGCTATCATTTGATTATCGTTCATTTTAGGCAATTGTTTTTGAATGGTATTCAATACCTCTTTTTGAGGCGGTTGCAATTCCTTTTCTTGCGTTAAGGCTGTATAAACTTGTCAGATATAAAAGTTAGTCATGTTATGCAGATTCTTTGCGTATTGACACATTTTTTGAAAGTAATCATGCATCCGATGCCCTTTTTTCACCCAAATTTGTATGCTTTTATAAGCTGGCATTTGACTT
This region of Oceanobacillus sp. FSL K6-2867 genomic DNA includes:
- the ggt gene encoding gamma-glutamyltransferase, which gives rise to MNGKQKLLSIFMVLLLFFSVCIPVSLADAVDPDDNTGYEPENPGILDEQTDEGDKGMVVTAHPLASEVGADVLRRGGNAVDAAVAIQFALNVAEPMMSGIGGGGFFMYYDAQTEDISIINSRERAPQGATPDMFLDKENIVTDPGKFHLGAIDMNPDGEDKQFHIGEVNVTDLDGSDEEATVFDYDFTGEAGEPWNPDKFSILERGTTFQLDEDGGLINFGPPTGSNSSSYGQTTAVMDEVEDSELFIRFRTDDPDDDRRLRLWLRSDEYRSTGTTYVKNGYGVEINTKTKEIRLIQSKDSTSSTLATFPYEETTDWQSLRFRVEGDELKVRLWEDESEEPDDWNIETFAGSVIPFSERVQSGNSVGVPGTLKGLEEALDKWGTMELGELIQPSIDMAEEGIEVNWVLANAIAGNQSKLERTAAKDVFLPDGEPLEEGETLVQEDLAKTFKLIRDQGTDVFYNGEIGEALAEAVQEFDGSMVKEDLRNYDVTEDEAVWGDYLGYDIASMPPPSSGGLTMLQLLKMFEQLDLAGHDIKSPEKYHFMAEAMHLAYADRGAYMGDPEYVEVPRDGLLHPDYVADRIETISPDHANDNVQPGDPWAYQGGSAPTIAQQVDDKQEGQTTHYTVADQWGNLVSNTTTIEQLFGSGIMVPEYGIVLNNELTDFDAAPGGANEVQPNKRPLSSMTPTIVLKDGEPFMTVGSPGGATIITSVTQTIANVIGYGMPIKDAIEEPRIYSNSYPTIRWEHGISDTVRQLLEEKGHAWEESPTEIGNVNSIVLDEGTFIGAADSTREGTAIGLSAEDFLSIDGLKSRVEQLQADDEIYEEHVARLLLTHLTTVGHYEEKEKMDKAIKHLEGFKQLLDQLKDADSISEHAHETLGSSAEELLDMWQ
- a CDS encoding histidine phosphatase family protein gives rise to the protein MTRICFIRHGETDWNLNKRIQGSTDIPLNDTGRRQAEQCAAYLHAADYDVLIHSPLKRAKETAEIINAKLQLPMVEMTDFQERSFGDGEGKTYAEREKHLDGFPNQEKRADFNKRVITAVEQVQQNYPDKRVLLVAHGAVINAILSVYSDGEIGSGKTTLLNACISNLHFEGDKWRIEDFNQVEHLS
- a CDS encoding DUF3889 domain-containing protein, producing MRKLCLAFSIAFVFVSSYTFPLPEANAVPNEGVPSYAKWGKVAVQETKEKYPSAQIIDYLHVGKETTDGSTVEKFKLWLKGDTKEFGVFVNIEINPETNEVIQITFEETDR
- a CDS encoding GNAT family protein, encoding MFVYEVDEHITLRQLKLEDANQLFQLIDKNRSYLREWLPWLDMNVKLDDSSAFIEHILQSYEAKKGMTGGIFYQNKLVGVAGFNAFDWTNRIGYIGYWIGEDYQGYGIITNVVRALTDYAFAEAQLNRVDIRAAFTNKKSRAIPERLGFKEEGILRQSEWLYDHYVDHAVYGILASDWAENKRN